The Ahaetulla prasina isolate Xishuangbanna chromosome 4, ASM2864084v1, whole genome shotgun sequence genome has a window encoding:
- the LOC131198138 gene encoding vomeronasal type-2 receptor 26-like produces MPNCANIGIFAKKMMILVLLPHTVCKGNAESCTVIEPIPILHKYYQSGNFIIGGIIPQILRPYNPIDFSDHPHHAMIDDLIVLTKNYQHMLALIFAVKEINEHPQILPNSTLGFNIYDSYYEAKWTYHSAMELLSTQKRFIPNYRCDSQNNLVVIIEGLDIDVSLPIANILSIYKVPQFTYASTAVMMNNQRESLPFFRMIPNEILQYKGILQLLLHFKWIWVGILAINDDNGDRFVQRILAGFPMNGICFDFIKRINIPFLDDYISSVSEMIETIDKIKSSEANVLVLYGETRTMIYWRWMFRLFEVKGKVWIMSAQTDLFSLPYQREWDIKFINGALSFTVKSCKLPDFQHFFQSRKPSNSKGDHFLLAFWEQAFSCKFSNSHATGGICMGEEKLEDLPGTVSEMFMMGPSYSIYNAVYAMAHALHLLQKSKSRYESMTPWQFHRLLRGFSFNNSGGDKISFDHNGELIVGFDIMNWVTFSNQTFLKVKVGKMNYMSTSKQEFSINNHAITWHDIFNQTLPLSVCNNNCQMGYRRKSLEGKPFCCYHCNRCPEGKISNRKDMDDCFKCKKDQYANKDQYLCLPKVSTYLSYGDPLGISLALSVTAFAVLTALVLGIFMKHHNTPIVKANNRDLTYILLISLLLCFLCCLLFIGQPTKVTCPLRQMSFGIIFSVAVSCMLAKTIIVVLAFMATKPGNSMRKWMKKSLGSSIVLSCSLIQTCICSIWLATSPPFSDVDMHSEVEYIILECNEGSLVMFYCVLSYMGFLAIVSFTIAFFARNLPDSFNEAKFITFSMLVFCSVWLSFIPAYLSSKGKYTVAVEIFSILASTVGLLGCIFFPKCFIILLKPQLNNKDQLIRRIT; encoded by the exons TGTACTGACTAAAAATTATCAGCATATGCTGGCCTTAATATTTGCTGTAAAGGAGATAAATGAACATCCACAGATCTTGCCTAATTCTACATTAGGTTTCAACATTTATGATAGCTATTATGAAGCGAAATGGACATATCACAGTGCAATGGAACTTCTCTCCACACAGAAAAGATTTATTCCCAATTACAGGTGTGACAGCCAGAATAATCTGGTAGTTATCATTGAAGGGCTTGATATTGATGTCTCACTTCCTATAGCAAATATTCTGAGTATCTACAAGGTTCCACAg TTCACATATGCATCCACTGCAGTGATGATGAATAATCAAAGAGAATCACTTCCTTTCTTTCGGATGATTCCAAATGAAATTTTGCAGTATAAGGGTATTCTTCAGTTACTTCTGCATTTCAAATGGATATGGGTTGGAATCTTGGCAATAAACGATGACAATGGAGATAGGTTTGTGCAGAGAATTCTTGCAGGATTTCCTATGAATGGTATCTGTTTTGACTTCATAAAAAGAATCAATATTCCTTTCCTTGATGATTATATTAGTTCAGTTAGTGAAATGATTGAAACTATTGACAAAATTAAGAGCAGTGAAGCCAATGTGTTGGTTCTATATGGAGAAACTCGAACAATGATATATTGGAGATGGATGTTTCGACTATTTGAGGTAAAAGGCAAGGTATGGATTATGTCAGCCCAGACTGATCTCTTCTCCTTACCTTATCAAAGAGAATGGGACATTAAATTCATCAATGGAGCACTGTCTTTCACTGTTAAATCATGCAAACTTCcagatttccaacatttttttcaAAGCAGAAAACCTTCCAACTCAAAGGGAGACCATTTTCTCCTAGCATTTTGGGAACAAGCATTTTCCTGTAAATTTTCAAATTCCCATGCAACTGGGGGCATCTGCATGGGAGAAGAGAAGCTTGAGGATCTTCCTGGTACAGTTTCTGAAATGTTCATGATGGGACCTAGTTACAGCATCTACAATGCTGTTTATGCTATGGCTCATGCACTTCATTTGCTACAGAAATCCAAATCCAGATATGAATCAATGACA CCATGGCAG ttTCATCGATTGCTCAGGGGGTTTTCATTCAACAATAGCGGTGGAGACAAAATTTCATTTGATCACAATGGAGAATTAATAGTTGGGTTTGATATTATGAATTGGGTCACATTTTCAAATCAAACATTTCTTAAAGTGAAGGTTGGAAAAATGAATTATATGTCCACATCAAAACAAGAGTTCAGCATTAATAACCATGCAATCACTTGGCATGACATTTTCAACCAG ACATTGCCTCTCTCAGTTTGCAATAACAATTGTCAGATGGGCTATAGACGAAAAAGTCTTGAAGGAAAGCCATTTTGCTGCTATCATTGCAATCGATGTCCTGAAGGGAAAATTTCCAACAGGAAAG atATGGATGACTGCTTTAAATGCAAAAAAGATCAATATGCAAACAAAGATCAGTATTTATGTCTTCCTAAAGTCAGTACTTATCTATCTTATGGAGACCCTTTGGGAATAAGTTTAGCTTTGTCTGTTACTGCTTTTGCTGTCCTCACAGCTCTGGTGCTTGGAATTTTTATGAAGCATCACAATACTcctattgtcaaagccaacaaccgagaTCTCACTTATATTCTcctcatctctctccttctttgcttcctttgttgtttgttgtttattGGCCAACCCACAAAAGTAACATGTCCCCTACGACAAATGAGTTTTGGAATCATCTTCTCAGTGGCGGTTTCTTGCATGTTAGCAAAAACCATCATAGTGgttctggctttcatggccaccaagccaggaaACAGCATGAGAAAATGGATGAAGAAAAGTCTGGGAAGTTCCATTGTACTTTCCTGCTCCTTGATTCAAACATGTATTTGTTCCATATGGCTTGCAACCTCCCCTCCATTCTCAGATGTTGACATGCATTCAGAAGTTGAATATATAATACTGGAATGCAACGAAGGCTCTTTGGTTATGTTCTATTGTGTCCTAAGCTATATGGGTTTCCTAGCTATTGTAAGTTTCACTATAGCTTTCTTTGCCAGAAACTTACCAGATAGTTTCAATGAAGCCAAATTCATCACTTTCAGCATGTTAGTCTTTTGTAGTGTATGGTTATCCTTTATTCCAGCTTATTTAAGTTCCAAGGGGAAATACACAgtagctgtggagatcttctcaaTCTTAGCCTCTACTGTTGGGTTGTTgggttgtatttttttccctaaatGCTTCATAATTTTATTGAAACCTCAATTAAATAACAAAGATCAGTTAATAAGACGAATAACATAA